The Aphelocoma coerulescens isolate FSJ_1873_10779 chromosome 2, UR_Acoe_1.0, whole genome shotgun sequence genome contains a region encoding:
- the CLDN12 gene encoding claudin-12, whose amino-acid sequence MGCRDVHAATVLAFLSGTASVAGLLAAVLLPNWRQMRLYTYNKNERNVTVYTGLWIKCARFDGSRDCVIYDPQWYTAVDQLDLRVLQFALPLSMFTAVSALFLCMIGMCNTAFVSSVPNVKLAKCLVNSAGCHLVAGLLFLLACAICLTPSIWVIFYNNYLNRKYEPVFSFDISVFIAIASAGGLFFTSILLFLWYCACKSLPSPFWQPLYSHAPSMHSYASQPYSARSRLSAVEIDIPVVTHSS is encoded by the coding sequence ATGGGCTGCCGGGATGTGCATGCAGCGACCGTACTGGCCTTTCTCAGTGGAACAGCCTCAGTAGCTGGACTCCTTGCAGCAGTTCTGCTTCCAAACTGGAGGCAAATGAGACTGTACACATACAACAAGAATGAGAGGAATGTGACCGTTTACACCGGACTCTGGATTAAGTGCGCGCGCTTTGATGGGAGCAGAGACTGTGTGATCTATGACCCACAGTGGTACACAGCTGTCGATCAGCTGGATTTGCGTGTTCTTCAGTTTGCCCTTCCTCTGAGTATGTTTACTGCTGTCTCAGCTCTGTTCCTCTGCATGATTGGCATGTGTAACACAGCCTTTGTATCGAGCGTGCCGAACGTCAAACTGGCCAAGTGCCTGGTAAACAGTGCGGGCTGCCATCTCGTGGCTGGCCTCTTGTTCCTGCTTGCCTGTGCCATTTGTCTCACTCCGTCCATCTGGGTCATTTTTTATAACAACTATCTGAACAGAAAATATGAGCCTGTCTTTAGCTTTGACATCTCTGTATTTATTGCCATTGCCAGTGCCGGCGGTCTGTTTTTCACTTCCATCCTGCTGTTCCTGTGGTACTGTGCATGCAAAAGCCTCCCTTCTCCTTTCTGGCAGCCCCTGTATTCCCACGCCCCCAGCATGCACAGCTATGCCTCTCAGCCGTACTCCGCACGTTCTCGCCTCTCTGCCGTAGAAATTGACATTCCTGTTGTGACACATTCATCTTAA